GGAGAACAAAGGAAATTTTCGACGGACGAAGAACTCGCTCGAGATGCTTCAGTGATGATTTTATATAGCATTTTATCTAAACCTGGGTTCCTTCTTTCAGACTGGGCGGTGCCATATGATGTGAAGCCGGTGTAATAACTTTTTCATTTGGCATCAGTGGACAGTGGTGATGTGGCAACCTTTTAGACAATTTGCCACCTGTAACACAATGTAAAACCTCATACGAGCTGGTTGCCTTCTTGGTAGTTGTTGCGGCTTCTGAATTAAGTGTACCACTATGTTTAAAACGCCATGATCAGAAGCTATGGTGGGTGTACCAATTGTGGGTGGCTATTCCTAAGATTGATTCTTATTGGGTCAGGGGCATGTGATTTCGTTCtcccggtgcaacgcacgggcccttttgctatatatatataataataataataataataataataataataataataatctatccctaataataaagcataTTCCCTTATATATATATTAATATTAATATTAATATTAATTtttaataataaagcacggattgactttatcgggttcaccgtcacaatacgctttcttTCTGTGAATTTACGTTTTCACTTTAAATTTAAAACACCACGTCGCAAAATTTTCGTACGTACTACATGATCTGTCCCGCACTACTACCTGGGCCTTGCCCTGAGATCGTCTCACATGGCTGAAGCATTGCCACTTGGGCCTCAGCCTCATAAGTCAGACCCGAACAGGTACCGAGgagagaaaagaagaaaaaaagccACCAGCGCCTCGCACGAGCACGACCCTGCCCCTCGATCCCATCTACACCTCCTtcccgccgccacctcctgccccgcgccgcccgccccACACCGCCTCGATCGGGACCGCGTCCCTCCCCAAACGACGGCAATGATGGAGGGCGCCGCCCAGCTCCTGGCCGACGGATTCGCTGGCTCCCCGCACCTCGGGGCCAGCCCCTCCCCCGTGCCGAGTCGAGCATCGACTTGGAGGCCCCTTGGGGCTGCCGCCGGTGCGGGAGTCCCGCGCGGCCGTGCGGGCTGGGGACCGATTGGCGGGGCCCGTGGTGCGACGCTCGATGGATGGCCTGCACAGCGCGGACGACTGCTTCTCTCCCAGGAGGGCCATAGGCAGGTAAGGACGGACGGCGGCTGAGATTGGGTCTCGCCTTCTTCTCTGGTTATGAAAGATTGGTTCTTTGGTGCGTTTTTCTGGGTGGGCGGCCTCGCTGAATTGGTTGCCTTTGTTTTTCTGTGCCCGTCTGTGTCGTCGGATTGGATGGCGTCGGTGCCGCCGCAGCCACTACATGTCGGAGCTGTTGCAGGAGCACCAGAAGCTTGTCCTGTTCACACAGGTGCTACCAATCTGCATCAAACTGTTGGGCCACCGTGAGAGCCTCGATTcgctccctcgccgccgcccggtctACCATTATTGGCCTAGGTCTGATTGCTTATGTTTCTCTCTTGTTGATGCAAACTTGCTCTGCTTGACTCTGTTTTGGCCTCAAGGCATCTCACTTGTCACATATTGTTATCAACTCAGGTATGGTATCTGGAAAAAATTTATTCTACCAAGAGAACATTTCTTACTTTGGTTTCTAGGCAATATGAAAGTAATGAGTAAACATAACCCGCTGAAACAAAAACATGGTGAAGTAGCTGACTGTAGATTTTGCTTGGAGATGATACTGTTCACTGTCCATATTTTGTTTGTATGGTGGCTGTACTTTGTAACGCTAGCATGGATGTCTGTTATAAAATATACAGTATCTAGATTTTTGCTGGGTAAAGAAATTTGCAGCTCTGAATACTTTATATTTCCCAGTTGTTCTTAATTTCGGCAGTATGCATGGGAACGCTGGGATGACGTGTTTCAGAGAATTCAGTGGCTTGGTTCAACTATACAAGGATCATTTCAACGCAAAGGACTCTCGTGTTACATCCTATTGACCACTGCAGTGTGTACTCCTGGAATTGATAGCGAATGAAAGCGCCATAGACATTGCAGGAGAGATAAAATTTCTATATGTTATTAGGTCTCACCAATTTGTACTGCTGTTCACTCTGTAGTCTGGGATTAATTAGCTGTGCTGCAAGGATTCCAACTTTAAAAGTCATGCTGCAAGGACAAGTCCTCTGTATGATTCTTCAGTACAGTTCAAAATAAATCACGATGCAGAGCAGATTCAGTCTTTTGATTTTAGACAATGAAGAGTTTCATTGCTCTTAAGGTCTTTGTTTGCCTTTTTAGGGGAGGTCTTTGTTTGCTTGGATTGATGCGCACGGTTGACACAATTTACAAAAATTTTTGACTGACGGCATAGACCATAGTTTCAGTTTTACAATGTGTCCAAAGAGAGTATAATACTGATGCACCATTTATTTCAGAGAAGAAAAAGGTTCCATGAGGGTGTCTATTACAGAACTGGAGAAAGAGCTCGCCTACCATGCATGTTGCCTGGTCCGATGAGCAGTGCTACGCCAAGTGCCCTGTCAGAGTGCAGCCGCACAACGTTGCCTGCTGTTGAGGACCCCGGAGCCTAGACAGGTAGCCACCACTGATATGATTTTTGTGAACTTGTTTTCTTCAGTAAATCAACCATTTGATGATGTCTGCCAGTTAATACCATCCAAATTTTCTGCAGTTAGCTCGGCAACTTCCAGCCCCCCACCGTCTTTCTTGACAGCCACGGCACCCATCTTTTCGTCTATGCCTCATTGGATGCACTTCCATTGTATGTAATGTTAGATATACACAATCATAGATACATATATGATCTTCCACCTCGGCTCCTATACTGATAAGATTTGTGTTGATACATGATTCTCAACAAAGTGTGCTACCAAACTTTTTCACGAAAAGTGTAGTACCAGTTGGTGTGATATCATGTCCTCAGCAACGCCCCCGATGGATTGACCATGACCATGTTGTTGCCTGGAATCTTTTTTCATGATGATGTCGCTATTCGTCATCCCACAGTTTATGCGGTGGAGCGTCAACGACCTCAGCGTGTTGCAGGAGAAGACCATGAATATCGGCAAGAAAGATGTAGGTGCTGTGCTTGAATTCTTCTAGGATTTTTGAACTAGCGATTGATTTTCTTTTGCCGCTATCTCATGTCATATCAATTTGTGTTGCATTGCACATGTGTCATACAGGTTGATCAAGGAAGGTGCAACACTGTGGTGTGAGTTGAACACAAGCATGGCCTACAATCTCGACGCCCACCATCCATGTGCCTTGCAAGCAGCAATTGTTCACATCCTTGATATTTGTCACTGCCCTCTTCTCATCTATCCCGACAGTCTCGGTGTCCAGGCAAGGTATGTCTATGTCAGTTGAACTGTCACTCGAGTTACAACAATTCCAATCTTTTTTCTATATTTATCTACCATTATCCCAGAAGGGAAACATAATACTAAACTGCCATAAAAAATATTTGAGGGCTTACATCATCGTTGAGGTCAAATTTGTATCTTTATTATCACCCTAATAAAACATGGTTTTGCTAATTGACTTCATCTTATTTCAACTTTGTTAGTTCAGTTCACGTGCTCTGTTAGAGACCAACCCCAATGTGTATGCTACAACCACTGAAAGAAGTATGTTGCCTTGATGTTTTTAATTCAGTTAATTTGTATTAATTGTGTGGCATCATCATGCAAGGTAAATGCAGAGCTATACTTTCTATTCTCGTGCCTTCTATTAAAATCATGCAGATGCTCAGGTCATCGTTGTTCATATGTTTTGACTCTTGTCGAGCCTCTTCTGTGAGGCACACATAGTTTGGGAGTATGCCTATGGCAATTTATCTATTTCCATGATTGAAGAGACATTTTTAAATTGAACAAAACAAATTATATGAGAGGCATATGTTTTGTTTTTGCTGTCCCAAACTACAGAGAGCCTTGCAAATTTCCAGGACTCTGTTTCCTCTTGGAACTCTCCTAACTATGCATTCTTGATCACTGTCGAACATTGATCGACAGACTGCTCTGTTTACAAACTCTATTTTTTCTAGGTTTTCTTGTGAAAATTGATGATACCCCAATGCAGAGCCTTTTGTAGCCTTGTTGCTGGTGACAGATTTTAGACCATAACCTAAATGTAGGCATTAAACACAACAAGGTCAGGATATGATAATGGCCCAAGGTCGTGCCGACAAATCTGGAAATACTCTAGAACAAAATAATAATCTGGCAATGGCCCAAGAGAGCTGTTAGTTCTTGG
The Aegilops tauschii subsp. strangulata cultivar AL8/78 chromosome 3, Aet v6.0, whole genome shotgun sequence genome window above contains:
- the LOC141042311 gene encoding uncharacterized protein, which produces MTMLLPGIFFHDDVAIRHPTVYAVERQRPQRVAGEDHEYRQERCRLIKEGATLWCELNTSMAYNLDAHHPCALQAAIVHILDICHCPLLIYPDSLGVQASSRALLETNPNVYATTTERIALLHDLMRKRKERREWQME